A genomic region of Chloroflexota bacterium contains the following coding sequences:
- a CDS encoding cytochrome c oxidase subunit 2A, with the protein MKEEHPKGTLTIMLIFALSIVVLWSWVFLTLMERGMTR; encoded by the coding sequence GAACATCCCAAAGGGACATTGACGATCATGCTGATCTTTGCGCTCTCGATCGTCGTGTTGTGGTCTTGGGTCTTTTTGACTCTGATGGAAAGGGGAATGACGCGATGA